A genomic segment from Nicotiana tabacum cultivar K326 chromosome 7, ASM71507v2, whole genome shotgun sequence encodes:
- the LOC107826273 gene encoding peroxidase 10-like, with product MGRNMFHYLTVFFCVISILAPLTVGQLDYSFYERSCPSLPRIVRWGVWSAYRNDSRIAAALLRLHFHDCFVNGCDGSVLLDDTNDFKGEKNALPNRNSARGYEIIDSIKADLERACPSTVSCVDILTLAAREVVVMSGGPYWPVLLGRRDGLTASDKAANEQLPSPFEPLDKIAAKFTAKGLDLKDIVVLSGAHTIGYAQCFTFKRRLFNFQNSGKPDPNLDSSMLSNLQSTCPNRDESNSKIAPLDFQSVSRFDNSYYRNLVNNSGLLESDQALMSNSQTADMVKSYSSYPYLFYQDFAASMLKLGNVGVLTGQSGQIRKICGSVN from the exons ATGGGTCGTAATATGTTCCACTACCTTACTGTTTTCTTCTGCGTGATCAGTATTCTAGCTCCGTTAACTGTAGGGCAGCTTGATTACAGTTTCTATGAGAGATCATGCCCCAGCTTACCTAGGATCGTTCGTTGGGGTGTTTGGTCAGCTTATCGTAATGACTCCAGAATAGCTGCAGCCCTCCTCCGTTTGCACTTTCACGACTGTTTTGTGAAT GGTTGTGATGGATCCGTGCTTCTTGATGACACGAACGATTTCAAGGGCGAGAAGAATGCTTTACCAAATCGTAATTCAGCCCGAGGATATGAGATAATAGATAGCATAAAAGCAGACCTTGAAAGAGCTTGCCCATCAACTGTATCTTGTGTGGATATATTAACTCTTGCAGCTAGAGAAGTGGTTGTCATG TCAGGAGGACCATATTGGCCAGTTTTACTTGGTCGACGAGATGGACTAACTGCAAGTGATAAAGCAGCAAATGAACAATTACCTTCACCCTTTGAGCCTCTGGATAAAATAGCTGCCAAGTTTACTGCTAAGGGTCTTGATCTTAAGGATATCGTAGTTCTCTCAG GAGCACACACCATTGGTTATGCTCAATGTTTCACATTCAAGAGGAgacttttcaacttccaaaactcgggAAAGCCAGATCCAAACCTTGATTCTTCAATGTTGTCGAATCTGCAAAGCACTTGTCCTAACAGAGATGAATCCAACAGCAAGATTGCTCCTTTGGACTTTCAATCCGTTTCTAGATTTGACAATTCATATTACAGAAACCTTGTGAACAATTCAGGTCTTCTTGAATCTGATCAAGCACTAATGTCAAATTCTCAGACTGCTGATATGGTCAAATCCTACAGCTCGTACCCTTATCTTTTCTACCAAGATTTTGCTGCATCTATGCTGAAGTTAGGAAACGTTGGGGTACTGACTGGACAAAGTGGGCAAATTAGGAAAATATGTGGCTCTGTAAATTAA